GTCGGCCGTGTTGACGGCGCGGTAGGCCACGACGCCGGGCAGACCGAGGGCGACATAGTAGAGCAGCGGGGCGACAACGGCGTCGGTCAGATTCTCGGCGACGGACTCGATGGCCGCCGAGGCTACGTGAGACTCGTCGAGCCCGGCCGTGGGCCGGCTCACGAGGTGGCGGCCCACGGAGGCGCGGGCGGCGGCCAGGTCGCCGTGGTCCAGATCGCGAGCGACGGCCCGCGCCGCCTCCGCCAGTCCGCGGGCCGAGAGCATCGATTTGAGCGCGAGCGCCTCGACGAGCAGACCGAGCGCGCCGAGGCTGCCCGAGAGCGCCGTCACCATCCATCCCGCTCCGGCGGCCAGCGCCGTCACCACCAGGGTGAGCAGCGCCCCGCTCACCAGTAGCCGTGACGGCGATCCTCTCGCGAGCCGGCGGCGGCCGGCGCCGAGCGCGCGGCCGATCCAGGCCACCGGATGCCAGCGGTTCGGCGGGTCGCCGAAGACGAGGTCGAGGGCCAGCGCGAGGAGGACGACGCCGGCGGCAGCCGGGCCGCTCAGAGGCGGGCGAGCTTGGCGATGGCGGCCACGTCCACCGCCGCGGCGACGGCGTCGGCGAGCCGGTCGTAGCGCGCCGCCTGGCTCTGGGGGGCGCCCCACTGCGGATCGAGCGCGGCGCCCTTGCGCTGCGCCAGACACAGGAGCAGCGCCCGGCGCAGCGCATCGTTGGCGAAGAGGCCATGCAGGTAAGTTCCGAGGACGGTGCCGTCCCCCCTCATCGCCCCCTCGCGATCGTCCGCGGGGCGACCACCGCGCTCGGTGACGGTGAAGGGACGCGCCGCCTCGCCGACCTCGCTCGCGCCCATGTGGATCTCGTAGGCCGAGAGGTTGGCGCCCGCGGCCCCCGCGAACGGGCCGATCGTGGCGGCGACTGTCGCCCTGACGCGGACGGTCGTCTTCGTCTTCGCGAAGGTCGTCTCGATGGCCAGCAGCCCCAGCCCCGGTGCCGTCGCCACCGGCGATTCCACTCTGTCAGGATCGTGCAGCGTCCGGCCGAGCATCTGATAGCCGCCGCAGATGCCGAGGACCGGCACCTTCCGGCGCGCCGCCGCCACGATCGCGTCGGCGAGTCCGGTGGCCCGGAGCCAGCCGAGGTCGGCGATCGTGCCCTTGCTCCCCGGCAGCACGATCAGGTCGGCCGCCGCCAGGTCCGC
The Candidatus Methylomirabilota bacterium genome window above contains:
- the cbiB gene encoding adenosylcobinamide-phosphate synthase CbiB, which translates into the protein MSGPAAAGVVLLALALDLVFGDPPNRWHPVAWIGRALGAGRRRLARGSPSRLLVSGALLTLVVTALAAGAGWMVTALSGSLGALGLLVEALALKSMLSARGLAEAARAVARDLDHGDLAAARASVGRHLVSRPTAGLDESHVASAAIESVAENLTDAVVAPLLYYVALGLPGVVAYRAVNTADAMIGYREGVLEHFGKVAARLDDLLNLIPARLAAAALVVAAALTGADARRGFHVMRRDHGRTASPNAGWTMAAMAGALGLVLEKPGHYRLGEGRLPAPDDIPQSVRVMAVAALLTAVVVALVEVMVR